The genome window aaTTGTATTGAGTAGGAATTAGCAAAATTCTCTAGCACTCTAGCTAGTACTATATAGTCCTGCACctcctttcctttccttgtTATGATAGTGGACAAATACAacaataacttaaaattttccctttaatATCCGGAGATACTACTAGTTCTGATTTTTGAAATGCTTCCACAGTCAAGACAaggaattgaaataaaattttaactagGGGCGCGCAAGAAATCAAATGTCTCATTGTtgttttttgataggtaatcaaATGTCTCAATGTTGATCTACTGTGACTCTGTAATCCTAGCATTTGAAtgctcttttgttttgattgagCAAAGATGTAAGATACCTTCACTTGTTCTTACACTAGTTACAATTCCGTCATTACATATCCTTAATCACCACAATATATATTAGAGGAACTCAtttctttaacaaaataaaaataaattacatgtattatatatatatatatatatataaacccccATGacaggatgaggatgatgatgtgGATGTTGTTCCAAAGCCAATAAAGAATTTACTTGGAAAAACATACATGTTCCAGGATGttttacttttttcattttacctTTACGTTAAAACTCAGGCAAACACACATTGGGATTCATTTTACCTTTTTCATTGGAAATTAGGAATTTTAGGCAAACCCAAATCAATGCAAATTAGGCAAAATCTAATAGAGAAAAATTAAGAACTCTTTAGCCTTTTCTGCCAAACTCAAATTAGATTACATGCACAACCCAAACTTAAGTCAGATTAAATGCACAAGCCAAACTTAACTCAAATTAGATGCaaaggcaaaaaaaattgaactcagAATTTGGAAATTACCTTAATGCATTTCTAATCCTTTAACTCTGATTTCTAAGCTTGATGGTCAGAGATGTAGGTAAGGGTTATGGTGAGAGTTGCAGGTCACGGTTAGGTTAGGatgtgggtttgggttgagCTTCGGCCTATTGGTAAAAAGAAGACAACTTGAAGATGGATTGAACTTGGAAAGGGTGTACTAAACGGACTGAGGGAGATAATGGTGGCTACTGATCAGACTGAGGGAGACAAACTGTTTTGGAGACGTtacattcaaaatttcattttattcttcaaataatTCGATTTCATTATTGTCGAGTTTTGAACAATCCAGCTGGAATATTTTATTGCGAAAAAGCCACGGTGGTGATCCGACGTGGCAAAAACGTGATGGAAACTCGGTTTTAGCATAATCGGGTTCTTTATATAACTTGACTATTGGATGATCGAGTACCAAAACAGGAAcacgcccctatatagtttgGAAACATGGACATAGTGCTCTTTCTTTTGCTAAATAGGGGCAAAAGGCCATTTTCTCCGATATTGTTGAACTACTAGTCTGTGGTCACATATTTGTTGTAAATTGGCAGACCTTTCAAAGAACCAACCTCCTTTCTAAAGTTTGGTCCATAAGAGCATTCGCATCCAGAATGTTAAATGCCATATGTTGCTTTTATTTAGCATTTGTCTCTCAAAAACCTCCAACATTCGAAATTGTAAAAGTAGGATGGCACTGTAGactattgtatttattttttaatctgttttattatttctctctcctctatgtCAAActtctcaactctctctctctctttcctcaatttgtctccctctctctctctctgaattgCTCtcaactctcactctctctctctctttgtgttgGTGGTTGGGCCTCCACGCGGGTGTGTGGGTCGTGGGTTAGTGAATCGGTGGATCGACAGGTTTGGAGTTCTAGGttttgtggggttttttttggttgttgtggCTAGTGCTTAAAGGAAGAGGTGGGTATGGATAAATTGGAGTtctagctttcttttttttgaggcTTGATCCCATATCTTGGGGTTTATATCAGTCTTAAACCCTAGCTCATCTCTCTTTGCTACTGATTCACACaaagattctctctctctctctgatattATTGTTCTTGCTTTCGCATTTGATCGATTTCATTTTCGaaacttatattattattgataatgAAATGTTGGATTGATTGAGTTGTaaaggaggttttttttttggggggggggggggggggatttgtTTTctgggtatttcttttttttgggagagtATCAAATTTTGATATGGGTCTATGtaaagaatgttttttttttttttttttttttggttggggttttgtttttggttataaTTATGATGTATTATGTGGTTTCAGGTCTGAGGAAATGGCTGGTGCTCAAGAAATTAAATCAGTAGAGTTCTTGTAGGTATGTTGTCATGTCCAttctgtttggttgttgaggAATTATAGGAAAATATATGGAAGATTGGGAATTTTGTGATGGTAAAGTAACAACATGCACTTTTTAGGGTGAAAATAACCATATACCACGTTTTGACAAAATTTATGGCAAACTAGcactgttttgaaaatatttagtaatgtatcacttttttagtactcaagtttcacaaaatcaagttttaaatagtACTCGAGTTCAGTGAACTTGAGTTTCTAGTGAGTCGCTAGCATGGCACCtgaaatttgtataattaaaaaattaatgtggtAGAAATTTgtgtaatgaaaaaaataatgtggtacTCAATATTACTAAAATTGATTACTTCTTTATAGTACTCGAACTTAATAAAGTCGAGtacgttatttatttatttttttcctttttctactttttgtttcGTTCTCCATCTTTGTAAAGAGAAGCCACGCCGGCTGCAAAATGTCCACTGTTGAAGCCACACCATCAGGGGCGGCGCTAAAGCAaattcagggggttcaaatgaacccctgacttcaaaataaaaagctatatatatatatataatatttttattttgttagcttaatactttaatttattttttaaaatattttttttcacactctaacttaaattttgcacatctttattataagtattttttactttaagaataaagagtaagttttttttttttttttttttttttttttttttttttttttttttttttaagaaaccgAATAAAGAGTAAGTGTTTATGAATTgtaagtgtaattttttttttttaataaatttacattatatgtgtgtgagtgtgtttaatattaattgtgtatattactttttgttataatgttacGTATTTGTATAAattatgatgtgtgtggatgtttgtttgtacaatataaatataatataactttatataatttaataattaagaaatagagaagttttttgttttttacatgTGTGCTGTATTGTTATCatattaaaataactttttgtaataaagtagtaaaattcaagaaaacaaTTGTAAAGTTAATGATTGTTCAAGCattaccaccgcacacccttggtgcaatggtcactccataagtataagtgcttgtgaggtgtTGGGGGTAAGacccggggttcaagtctctagaaggAAGTTTcgcacacatatacacttaaattaggttgtataatttatatatgaatAAGTATGATTGTGTGCATTAATAATTAATACGGAACCAATGAGTTGAAACTAGTCATTtagtctaaaatatttttatgaaaacaaagtcaaataaataataacaactgTATAACgataaaaatgttaaacaaacttaacaaaataaaatgatcataGACTCATAGCTACCCACATTAACAATAGATATTCATAATAAACTATCATGtaacattcaaaatttgaaaacttgtagaataaaattgtaaaactttatgtattatttttttttcagtaattcaatatattcaagttttctttttattaaaatattgtagtgacccctaaacaaaatttttgtagcCGACACGCAATGGTGTTGGACATAGTATCCATTGTTGAAACCGAAGTTGAAGTGGAGTGAATTAGGTTGGCATTGACAAGTCATAGGCAGTGCCAAGGTCAACACTCAACAGTGCATGCAGTAGGGTTGAATTTTTGTAGTCTGTAAACTGTACTACAAACTATACTACATTTTAAAGGATATATGTGATGTAAATCAAGATCAATTGATTGAGAACTTGAACTAGAATtgcattaaaattaagaattaaagcTGGAATTATACAGAAACTGGAGAAACAAGTTTCTGTCCAGGTCTGAAACTGAATTATATTcacatcaaaaactgattttaCTTTTGCATAGGTAGcctatttataatctttaactATTAGGAAATAAAGTAGCTAATAGTTACATAAGTCAAAACTGTAATTAATGAGCATACATAGCAGATATGAGAAGTCAAAATAAGGGGCTGCTGGGAGTCCTAAGAGGTCAGAAAGTTTGGCTGGTTGGTTGTCAGTCCTAATAGTAGAGGAGGGGTACATGGCAGATATGAGAAGTCAAAATAAGGGGCTACTGGCAGTCCTAAGAGGCCAGAAAGGTTGGCTGGCTGGTTGTCAGTCTTAAGGATAGAGGGTGGCTGCATCAATATGCCCTTAGGACATACATTAACAAATccgtttttgaaaaatttttatcggaaattaaaaaagttatcaaaactttttcaattcccaattaatttttttctaaaaatagtatACTATTGTGTGTCCCTTAAGGGCACACCTCagtaaaatctcattttaaaatatgatacAGTGCCTTACTTATTGGATAGGTGGCTTGGCAGGAAAATTTTTGTACAATAAATGCAAGCCAACTTGTTCTTTTCTTCATTTCCTTCCTTCCACACTCTTCACATCAAGTCACAATAAATGCAAGCCAACAAGCCAACTTGTTCCTTTCCTTCCTTCCACACTCTTCACATCAAGTCACAATAAATGCAAGCCAACTTGTCTTAACTTTTGTACATAAAGATGACTTCAGTTCTTCCCATTGGAAAGCTTCTCCAACAAGTTTAATTTGCGAGAAGTTCAGGTGCCACAAACTAGTACACAACTTTACTCACAACTCGCACATGTGACGAGTTGTGGACAAAGTTCATGTGATGAGTTATGGACAAAGTTATGCACTAGTTTGTGGCAttagaatttttctcaaatactATTTAAGAACTCGAGTTCACTAAACTCTAGTACTATTTAGAACTCGATTGTGTGAAATTCGAGTACTAAAAAAAGTGGTATATTGCTAAATGTTTTCGAAACAGTGCTAGTTTAGtataaattttgtcaaaatgtGGTATATGGTTATTTTCACCCTAAAAAGTGCATGttaaaattctttctttttttttaagtacttcATGTTTTCTAAtcaagggtccatttggattgaacttattgttactgaaactaaaaactgaaaactgaaagtactatagcaaaataatttttaaatgtgtgaatagtaccgtaggacccatttttaatattttttagtacgTAAATAGtgctgtgaacagtgcatgaatagTGATTTTTGTCTCTACACAATGAACCCATGTGAGGTTACTGTTCAcatgtagggaaaaaaaaaaaagcatgaaaacGCAAAATATGGACGCGTGATTCAGTGGAATCCAAACGGGCACCAAGCAAGCAATGTTTTGAcgttttgtgtttgtgtttgtgtttgtgtgtgctCATATTGGTTGTCTTTCTGGACCGTGGCTTAAgctagcaattttttttaaaaaaaaaattgtctatattttgttttgtatttcaggGTACCAGAAGGCAAGATCTGTTTTTACAtagaaattttcaaagaaatagAAGTCGTTTGTTGTGATAGATGTTGATtttaggatatattattttattgtgtagaaatattattttaatgtgttgtattgtaaaataaaaattatgatgctaaaaatattgtaaaatagtatgatATAATcaataaagtagttttttgagaCAGTAAAATAGGATGGTAATGGTCTAAGAGCATCCGCACTGGAAATTGTAAATGCCAAATCTAAGGAAATTTTGGCATTTCAAGCCTAAAAGAGTCAGCAGCTGGGATTGTAAAACTgaagaattgtaaaaaattttagaattgtgctacagtgccatTCTACATATAGAAtggcactgtagcactattgtataaattttttaatcacttttattctctctctcctctgtcttctctttctctttgtctctGGAGCTGAGcgtcttctttctttctcaactctctctttctgttttcTCATCTACGCTCTCTCACTCTCTGACTCGCTATTGGTTGAAGCAAGGTCCGTTGAAGGCGTGGCGGTGATGGCGTTTGCTGATTGGTGATGGCGTGGGTTTCAAATCGGCAGCGTGGGTTTCAAATCGGTGATAGAGTATTTTCAACGGCTTGGGTTTCAACGGACCGGTGATGGCGTTTGCTGATCGGTGATGGCGTGGGTTTCAAATCGACGGCGTGGGTTTCAAATCGGTGATAGAGTATTTTCAACGGCTTGGGTTTgctgatcggtggcttgggGTTGCTGATCGGTGGCTTGTGGAGATCGGCGAGTCGGCGTGGTGGGTTTGAAGTGATTTCCTCGAGCGTGGGTTTGAAGTGGTTTTTCTTCTTGGTGTGTTTCTGgcaattttttgtgtttcttggcAATTTCCTCGATCGGTGATGGTagtttttggcaattttttgtgttttttttcctcttggtGGTTGTTtcttgtggttgttgttggtggtgagtttggttgtggtggtggttgttggcCATGGCGTGGTGGTGGCAAGGTGGGttctgggtttttttcttttcgggaacagggtttctgggtttttctGAGAGGAGTTCATTTTGTTggttaatatattttaatgtgtaaatatattattttaatgagtagaataagaaaataaaagttgggatgctgGATGTATGgtaaaatggtattgtataattgataaagtgactttttgggatggtaaaataggatgagATGAGAATTCcagctgtggatgctctaatggGCTAAACTATTAATTGGCTAAACTATTGTATAAAAGCAAAGCAGAAAAAATAGTCAGGAGATTCTCTGTGTGGTTTGTCCCAAAATGAATGCTCATTACTCCTTGCTCAGTCTCATGCCCAGAAATTATTGCACACAAAGGAGGTTTAAGCTTAGTTTTTCATCTGGGATTTTTGCAAATTCAAGCGCAGTTGCAAACTCATTAAGATCCTCGGAGGAGAGGGTGTATGAAGTGGTGCTGAAGCAAGCAGCTCTGGTGAGAAAGCAGAGGAGAGAGAGCGCATTGGATCTGAAAAAACCAACTGAGAGTGATTGGAATCGTTTGAATGAAGCTTATGAAAGGTGTAGAGAGGTCTGTACCGAGTACGGCAACACATTTTACTTGGGTATATATACTTGCTCTTTCAGCTCCTCTGTATGTATGGTAGACTTGGTACTGGCAGTAATCTATTTTGTTTCTAACACTCTGTTTGTGTTTAcggaaaaatatattttgggaAATGATTTCTATGTGTTTTCCGATGTTTGGAATGGTGGAAAGcgcaaatcaaccaaaaaaaaaaaaaaagaaaaaagaacgtTTTCAGTAGTCATGTTGTTTGTCgggatttttttcctttaacttttatctaattttgtttatgtagaatttttaaaatctcaaattttcaagtACATGTAATATTTAACACACTTTTTAAAAGCAATcattaaaaaactaataaatatatttaacacACCTTCTAAAAGCAACcaacaaaaagttaataaagcagaaaaaaaaaaatttccacgtTCTgaaagctcttttttttttctttttttgtgtgtgtgtcaCGTATCCAATAAaccattatataaataaattatatactactaatgtttttttttttttttaaactcattttCCCAACAAAGCATTTTCTAATGTTTCCTAACATTGGAAAACAAATAGTTTttagtaattattatttttttttatagaaaatatattcaATCAAAACAATTGAGTGTTGactttttactattattattttttttttgagaaggactTTCTATTAGATAGCTAtgtctaataaaaaaatagaaaaaaatttaggtacagtacttagatattgttccttaggttctcctcttaaaattctactatatagattttttctcataagatgtaagtgtattttttagttaagtaatcACATGATATAATCTTAATATGGGAATTTAAGGAATGTCACCTATAAATGGGGTCTCTTAATTATACATGTGTAGTCTATATTCCTGATCatacttcttaaaaaaagagtttgtttatgtagaaattttaaaatctcaaattttcaagtACATGTAATATTTAACACGAGAAAGTATATTATGTTTCGGTAATACCAACTCAACATctgttttagtattttctacCCAATAAATGAGTGACACTTGTTTCAAAAAACCAAATCAGATTACtccaataaatgattaatttatcttcCCTTAAGTATAGaagattgtgattaatttatttgagtAGTCTGATGTGGTTTTTTGAAATAGATATCACTCATTTATTGGGTAGAAAATATCAAAACAGATGCTAAATTGATATTACCGAAACATATTATACTTTCTCTATTTAACACACTTTTTAAAAGCAATcatcaaaaaactaataaatatatttaacacACCTTCTAAAAGCGATcaacaaaaagttaataaaacagacaaaaaaaaaaaaaatccacgttCTAaaagcgttttttttttttttggtgtgtcacGTATCCAATAAaccattatataaataaattaaatactactaaatttttttttaactcattttcCCAACAAAGCATTTTCTAATGTTTCCTAACATTGgaaaacaaataagttttttgtaattattatttttttatagaaaatatattcaATCAAAACAATGGAGTGTTGactttttactattattattatttattttttttgagaaggactTTCTATTAGATAGCGTtgtctaataaataaatatgacaaaacttaggtatagtacttaAATATCATTTCTTAGGTGcccttcttaaaattttgttatgtgGATATTTTCTCATAAGATgtaagtatattttttagttaagtaaccacagagtataattttaatatataggaGAACTTAAGGAACATCACCTATAAATGGGGTCTCTTAATTATACATGTGTAgtttatatatttctatatattttttatcaaacttCTTAAAAAGAGAGTTTGTGAAGATTCGAACTGATTTTCTTCCATGATTAGTCTTCCTTAACCCGGTTCGTATTCTTACATAGCCTTAGCCAAGGCCCACTTAAATCATTTTACTGTGAATTTATTATCTATGATTAGATAGACCAACCAACCTAATGttggttttaaaaataaaataaaaccaattaataAAAGCTGAGTTTATACGTTGCTGGAACTTGACTTTCTGTCGGTAATTTTTAACTGatacatttttaaaatcttaaaatttcttgtataattGGGGAAATACTGTGGAAATGAGCTAATCACTTCTCTTATGCTATTTTCAGTTACATTACTCATGACGCCAGAACTACGAAGAGCCTTTTGGGCGATTAGAGGTATTcgtgtttattcttttttgctttAATAAGTGTaatgataccaaaaaaaaaaaaaaaaaaaaagtcataattCTTTTAACAATTATTAAGATGTGATGTTATAGTTGGCGTATGATAAAAGCCGCATTAAGGTGACGTTAGCggaaactaccaaaaaaaaaaataaaaaacattactcttttttttttttttaatgggaaaaacattacttttttttattgtgaagtATGACATGCTTGTATTAAAATGCTTTATTGGTCCCATTAAAAACATTGCTTTATTTGGCATGTTTTAGTCTTCTTTCcctttgaagttttgaaccAATACAATTATTTGAGATGATCTAGAAGTTTTATTAAGGTAgcttttttatatagaaaatgctaaagttttTTGACTAATTAACTTATAAAATGATGTGACCATAAATGTGatttaagactttttttttttttttttatcatgattGGTGCCACTTGATACTAGAAATACCTAgtataatacaaataaatatgaGCTATGTCACGtgatttattaatatgaaatttaggTGACATAATTAGACTAATCAAAATATGTCATataaaaatccaacccaactcCAGTTAACTCACTCatggaatctctctctctctctctctctctctctcttcagtgACCTCAACCACCCCATTTCCTCCACCACCATATTATTGTTGTTGCAACAGCGGCTTTGCCATATTACTCagccaaacccaaacccacataGTACTGCCAAGGATGGCAAATCAAATCCCATTTAAATCCAATCTCCCATCTCTTTCTTCCCTGCCTTGGAAGAGTCTAACTAAACCACCTGaacttcatattttattttggtatgCCTACTATTTAAATAACTAGTGTTTATACTGTAAATATTTTCTCACTCTCGTTTTAGGCAAACTCTTTCACATAATATTTACAATTGTATGCCCTGATGTACACATTTAAAAAGgcgaaaagttttttttttttttttttgagaggttGATGTCTGCATTTAAAACATGAGAGGCTGAAAGCTGATGTACATTTATTAAGACTAGctagagttagaaaattaaaagtgATGATTGAAAGGATGGAATGTCTTTTATTCTATAGTGTGGTGCAGAAGGACTGACGAGCTTGTGGATGGGCCTAATGCTACATACATCACACCCAAGGATCTAGAAAGATGGGAGAAAATATTAACTGATCTTTTTGAAGGTCGACCTTCTGATGTGTATGATGTTGCCCTATCTGATACTGTCTCAAAGTACCCTATTGATATACAGGTACATTCCAAATGGCTAAACAAACTGGCATGCTCACTTGTATATTAGACAAAATGTCAATTTGTGCTAAGATTTgccaatatattatatattcacCATAACTTGTTACCTTGGACAGCTCTTCAAAGACATGATAGAAGGAATGAAGTTAGACTTGAGAAAATCAAGATACGAGAACTTCGATGAGCTCTACCTTTACTGCTACTGTGTTGCCGGGACTGTGGGGCTTATGAGTGTTCCAGTGATGGGGATAGCACCAGAATCAAAGGCTTCAATAGAGAGTGTTTACAATGCTGCACTAGCCCTTGGAATTGCTAATCAACTCACCAACATACTCAGAGATGTTGGAGAAGAGTAAGTTTCTTATAACGCATATTCTAGTAAACatgttttaaagaaattaaataccACCAACTGTTTGTTCCAATTTAAGTTGTACATGTTAATTGCATAAGCTATTATCTTTTTAGTGTTCACAAACATATCAAACcaaacctttttattttcaatgatTAAAACTTACATACTCGAGCTTTAAATTTGAGTTCAAgactaatttttttgtcttaatGATCGAGTTTTAACAAGCGTCACAAACCAAATTTAAGCTATTCACAAACAACTTGATTCATTTTACAGCCCCATTAATGATGATAATCCCAATTCTTGAAATTGGCACAATGAGACTCAGTTTATTTTTGGATTCATGATACATAAACACTTCTACCTCGTATGTGATCTTGTAGTGCTAGTAGAGGAAGAATTTATCTCCCACAAGATGAACTAGCACAAGCTGGCTTGTCAGATGATGACGTATTTCGTGGGAAAGTGACCAATAAATGGCGTAGTTTCATGAAGGGCCAGATAAAGCGAGCAAGGATGTTCTATGATGAAGCAGAGAAGGGGGTTTCAGAGCTCAACTTAACTAGTAGATGGGGAGTATGGGCATCGTTGTTGTTGTACCGACAGATTTTAGATGCCATTGAAGCTAATGATTACAACAACTTCACAAAGCGGGCTTTTGTACCGAAAGCAAAGAAACTAGTATCACTTCCGGCTGCCTATGGCAGAGCATTTATGGGAAACTCAAAGTTGGCCAAGTTAATAATGAGATGAACCTGATTACCTTGGCATAGTCTGAACAATGTCTTCATATTGGAGAAAAGTTATGTTTCTGTACGTGAGAATGCATGTGTAATATATTTCAagtaatttttaatgaaagaaatttttttcaacatGTTCCATGTTAATGAGAATGCAAACAAACTCTCTCTATCTATTCTTGCATCTCCTAACTTTGAGAGTATAACAATAAAATGTCTAGGAATAGGACAGGTCTGTCAATATTAGCCTGAGTTCAGACTTCAAGCAATATTTGCCATatcaattttgtaaaattagAGGATTTTGTAATTCCAATATAATCAAAGCTT of Quercus lobata isolate SW786 chromosome 8, ValleyOak3.0 Primary Assembly, whole genome shotgun sequence contains these proteins:
- the LOC115956944 gene encoding phytoene synthase 2, chloroplastic-like, which encodes MAICLIALYRLIQQMENTMIVPKFALLIYLQSRKNSQEILCVVCPKMNAHYSLLSLMPRNYCTQRRFKLSFSSGIFANSSAVANSLRSSEERVYEVVLKQAALVRKQRRESALDLKKPTESDWNRLNEAYERCREVCTEYGNTFYLVTLLMTPELRRAFWAIRVWCRRTDELVDGPNATYITPKDLERWEKILTDLFEGRPSDVYDVALSDTVSKYPIDIQLFKDMIEGMKLDLRKSRYENFDELYLYCYCVAGTVGLMSVPVMGIAPESKASIESVYNAALALGIANQLTNILRDVGEDASRGRIYLPQDELAQAGLSDDDVFRGKVTNKWRSFMKGQIKRARMFYDEAEKGVSELNLTSRWGVWASLLLYRQILDAIEANDYNNFTKRAFVPKAKKLVSLPAAYGRAFMGNSKLAKLIMR